Proteins encoded within one genomic window of Ammonifex degensii KC4:
- a CDS encoding hydrogenase maturation protease: MGKEAAVIGIGDLFRRDAGLGSWAVEFLDQEGLSAHVELVDLGTGIGNLDTYFNRHEYLLLVQAWPKGNSPGRICRLGPEGVVRLLQGKKEGIGLASFCLSPFSLFQDTLAYLRAMYRLGIVRGEVSLMGVEPKDLSPGMGLSLPVQKVLHRFLRLIRRDLEERGYVPLKSSVVVPLRRYCFGGLRNGT; the protein is encoded by the coding sequence TTGGGCAAAGAGGCTGCCGTAATAGGAATCGGTGATCTGTTCCGGCGCGACGCCGGTCTGGGTTCGTGGGCGGTGGAGTTTCTGGACCAGGAAGGTTTGTCGGCCCACGTGGAGCTCGTCGATCTCGGCACCGGAATAGGCAACCTGGACACCTACTTTAACCGGCACGAGTACTTGCTGCTGGTTCAGGCGTGGCCAAAAGGGAATTCCCCCGGCAGGATATGCAGGCTCGGACCCGAAGGGGTAGTGCGCCTGCTCCAGGGAAAAAAGGAAGGGATAGGGTTGGCCTCTTTCTGCCTCTCTCCCTTCTCGCTTTTCCAGGACACCCTCGCCTACCTGCGCGCCATGTACCGGCTGGGAATCGTCAGGGGAGAGGTCTCCTTGATGGGAGTGGAGCCGAAGGATCTCTCCCCCGGCATGGGGCTTTCTCTTCCCGTCCAGAAGGTTCTCCACCGCTTCCTGCGCCTGATCCGCAGAGACCTGGAAGAGCGGGGATATGTGCCGCTAAAGTCTTCGGTGGTAGTTCCCCTGCGGCGTTATTGTTTCGGAGGGCTGCGAAACGGGACTTGA
- a CDS encoding [FeFe] hydrogenase, group A: MEVEKLLEEALKQKEVTRRTFLKMMAGLGLAGLAGSVGGCLRQHQVAAGGEGWLPYQYDVAGTWPAHVRGRVPIDPNNPSIMRDDRKCVLCGQCLEICHRVQSVYGYYELPIRDDIVCINCGQCSLACPTGAIQERDDTEKVLKALKDPNKFVVVQTAPSIRVALGEEFGMPPGTWVAGKMVAALRRLGFNAVLDTNFAADLTIMEEATELIKRIKGELPGRPLPQFTSCSPGWVKFCEYFYPDLIPHLSSCKSPQQMFGATVKTYYAEKRGIDPRKIVSVSIMPCTAKKFEAQRPEMISAKKYWEKKDPKIAEGVTRDVDIVLTTRELAKLIKQAKIDFPRLPDEDFDPLMGKCTGGAIIFGASGGVMEAAIRTAYFFITGKEPPQQLLDLKPVRGLASVKEAAVDIPGAGTIRVAVCQGMAASRQVLDIVRAGKAPWHFVEFMACPGGCESGGGQPRSSVPQANEVRAKRTASLYAADARWVWRESHENPDILKVYQDFYGHPMSELAEELLHTHYTSRADKLKAIQPSEKEKPWEQYYPVRLTPEI, from the coding sequence ATGGAGGTAGAAAAACTGCTGGAAGAGGCGCTCAAGCAGAAGGAAGTAACCCGCCGGACCTTCCTCAAGATGATGGCGGGGCTGGGCCTGGCGGGCCTGGCCGGTTCGGTGGGTGGCTGTCTCAGGCAGCACCAGGTTGCCGCCGGTGGCGAGGGCTGGCTGCCCTACCAGTACGATGTGGCCGGGACCTGGCCGGCCCACGTGCGTGGGAGGGTGCCCATCGATCCCAACAACCCCTCCATCATGCGCGACGACCGCAAGTGCGTTCTCTGCGGCCAGTGCCTGGAGATCTGCCACCGGGTGCAGTCGGTTTACGGCTACTACGAGCTTCCCATCCGCGACGACATCGTATGTATCAACTGTGGTCAGTGTTCCCTGGCCTGTCCCACCGGTGCCATTCAGGAGCGGGACGACACGGAGAAAGTGCTTAAAGCCTTGAAGGACCCCAACAAGTTCGTGGTGGTTCAGACCGCTCCTTCCATTCGGGTGGCGCTGGGTGAGGAGTTCGGCATGCCCCCGGGCACCTGGGTGGCAGGTAAAATGGTGGCTGCTTTGCGGCGCCTGGGCTTTAACGCGGTGCTGGATACCAACTTTGCCGCCGACCTAACCATCATGGAGGAGGCCACCGAGCTCATCAAGCGCATCAAGGGGGAGCTGCCGGGACGGCCGCTACCCCAGTTCACTTCCTGCAGCCCGGGCTGGGTCAAGTTCTGTGAATACTTCTACCCCGATCTTATACCCCATCTCTCCAGCTGCAAGTCGCCCCAGCAGATGTTCGGGGCCACGGTGAAGACCTACTATGCCGAGAAGCGGGGTATCGATCCGCGCAAGATAGTCTCGGTTTCCATCATGCCCTGCACGGCCAAGAAGTTCGAGGCCCAGCGCCCGGAGATGATCTCGGCCAAGAAGTACTGGGAGAAGAAGGACCCCAAGATTGCGGAAGGGGTCACCCGCGACGTAGACATCGTGCTCACCACCCGCGAGCTGGCCAAACTCATAAAGCAGGCCAAGATCGACTTCCCGCGCCTGCCGGACGAGGATTTCGATCCCCTCATGGGCAAGTGCACGGGTGGGGCGATCATCTTCGGTGCTTCCGGCGGGGTGATGGAGGCAGCCATCCGCACGGCCTACTTCTTCATCACCGGCAAGGAGCCGCCGCAGCAGCTCTTGGATCTGAAGCCCGTTCGCGGCCTGGCCAGCGTCAAGGAGGCGGCGGTGGACATCCCCGGGGCGGGGACCATCCGGGTGGCAGTCTGTCAGGGTATGGCAGCCAGCCGGCAGGTCCTGGACATCGTGCGGGCTGGCAAGGCTCCCTGGCATTTCGTGGAGTTCATGGCCTGCCCCGGCGGCTGCGAGAGCGGTGGCGGCCAGCCGCGCAGCTCGGTGCCTCAGGCTAACGAGGTGCGGGCCAAGCGCACTGCCAGCCTCTATGCTGCTGATGCCCGCTGGGTCTGGCGCGAGAGCCACGAGAACCCGGACATCCTGAAAGTTTACCAGGACTTTTACGGCCACCCCATGAGCGAGCTGGCGGAGGAGCTTCTGCACACGCACTACACCTCGCGCGCCGACA